A portion of the Mytilus galloprovincialis chromosome 12, xbMytGall1.hap1.1, whole genome shotgun sequence genome contains these proteins:
- the LOC143054512 gene encoding uncharacterized protein LOC143054512, with the protein MTDPTYMCPTMKMHMYMYHLRVTHLQSRDCTRDNTNYFPLQSLIKYVSCSKSNQKNLETVNNLDICLPDHAELKSKELRFDFANLALSATRGHIGEPMKDAIVVSHAFAIKDNTENSQRNSVIQLSDKPEELINYKTKPCRKRICSVKTSREKREFVCEYCGRNFTKSYNLLIHIRTHTDERPFSCTVCNKRFRRQDHLRDHRYIHAKEKPFKCLVCGKGFCQSRTLNVHKAVHIKKEENKEQ; encoded by the exons ATGACGGACCCAACGTACATGTGCCCGACGATGAAGatgcacatgtacatgtatcacctcaGAGTCACACATTTGCAGTCACGTGATTGCACCAGAGATAACACCAATTACTTCCCTTTGCAGTCACTCATTAAATATGTTTCCTGCAGTAAATCAAACCAAAAAAATCTGGAAACTGTCAATAATCTAGACATATGCTTACCTGACCATGCAG aACTTAAAAGCAAAGAACTTCGATTTGACTTTGCGAATCTTGCCCTGTCTGCCACACGTGGTCACATCGGGGAACCAATGAAAGACGCCATTGTAGTTAGCCATGCCTTTGCCATAAAAGATAATACTGAAAATAG TCAGCGTAACTCTGTGATACAGTTGTCTGACAAACCAGAAGAACTAATAAACTACAAAACGAAACCATGTCGGAAGAGGATATGTTCAGTAAAAACAAG TAGAGAAAAAAGAGAGTTTGTATGTGAGTACTGTGGACGGAATTTCACCAAGTCGTACAATCTACTGATACACATTCGTACCCACACAGATGAACGTCCCTTTTCATGTACAGTATGTAATAAACGGTTCCGGCGTCAGGATCATCTTCGTGATCACAG ATACATCCACGCCAAAGAGAAACCTTTCAAGTGTTTAGTATGTGGTAAAGGATTTTGTCAGTCACGGACTCTTAACGTTCACAAGGCAGTCCACATAAAG